In one window of Desulforhabdus amnigena DNA:
- a CDS encoding MFS transporter translates to MGGVEMASKEISIRRVLDESRFSAYQYLVCSLCFLVTFLDGLDLTVVGVALPKIADFLHSEPSALGLALSAGQFGPLIGAVVLGMLADRWGRKWMLFVSSVIFGVFTLLTAFITSVEQLALYRFLAGIGLGGAVPNALTLGAEYAPSRARAGIVATMYAGMPAGAMVGGLISAYLIPHYGWQSLFFLGGCAPMLTSLMVALLLPESLQFLVGRNKGRDCVRVHKIISRIAPALANDSGVQFVSTVEKVPGVPVKRLFTEGRALTTVLLWTICTGALYLLWILNTWSPTLLRKSGATVQQYSLAYAYLCFGAAVSSIFVGRLMDRFNPFIVLRVGFILAFLSLTAFGIGASSGSFMVIAILSVICGICINGSQTGTLAIATVSYPSDIRGTGIGWAYAVAKIGAMLAPLVGGFLLSRNWSVSQLCSANALVGLFTAGVLVLLQRHVAVGVVKTKTAVVTPVELGTDPNI, encoded by the coding sequence ATGGGAGGGGTGGAGATGGCGAGTAAGGAAATAAGTATACGCAGGGTATTGGATGAGAGTCGATTCAGTGCGTACCAGTATCTCGTTTGCAGCCTCTGTTTTCTTGTCACGTTCCTGGACGGACTGGATTTGACGGTTGTCGGGGTGGCGTTGCCCAAGATCGCGGATTTCTTGCATTCTGAACCGAGCGCCCTCGGATTGGCATTGAGTGCCGGCCAGTTCGGGCCGCTGATTGGTGCGGTCGTCTTAGGCATGCTTGCAGACCGTTGGGGCCGCAAGTGGATGTTGTTTGTCTCTTCCGTGATTTTCGGTGTGTTCACTCTGCTTACGGCATTTATCACCAGCGTGGAGCAACTGGCGTTATATCGCTTTCTCGCCGGGATCGGGTTGGGTGGAGCCGTCCCGAACGCTCTTACCCTGGGTGCTGAATATGCTCCGAGTCGCGCGCGTGCAGGCATTGTTGCCACAATGTACGCGGGTATGCCGGCGGGGGCCATGGTGGGCGGTCTCATCTCCGCCTACCTGATTCCCCATTACGGGTGGCAGTCCCTTTTTTTCCTGGGGGGCTGTGCTCCTATGTTGACGAGTCTTATGGTTGCACTGCTTCTTCCCGAGTCGCTGCAGTTTCTGGTTGGACGAAACAAGGGGAGAGACTGCGTAAGGGTTCACAAGATCATTTCCAGAATCGCACCAGCCCTGGCCAACGATAGTGGAGTGCAGTTTGTCTCCACCGTGGAGAAGGTTCCCGGTGTGCCCGTCAAACGTCTTTTTACGGAAGGGCGTGCACTCACAACAGTGCTGTTGTGGACAATCTGTACTGGAGCTCTCTATCTGCTCTGGATACTCAATACCTGGTCACCCACTTTACTGCGCAAGAGCGGCGCTACCGTCCAGCAATACAGCCTGGCCTATGCTTACCTCTGTTTCGGCGCTGCCGTTTCCTCTATCTTCGTAGGTCGTTTGATGGACAGGTTTAACCCGTTCATTGTATTGCGAGTTGGGTTTATTCTCGCTTTTTTAAGCCTGACGGCATTCGGGATCGGTGCGAGCAGCGGTTCGTTCATGGTGATCGCTATTTTGTCCGTCATCTGCGGGATTTGTATAAACGGCAGCCAGACAGGTACCCTGGCGATTGCCACGGTTTCTTATCCTTCAGACATCAGAGGCACCGGCATCGGCTGGGCGTACGCCGTTGCCAAAATCGGTGCCATGCTTGCCCCTCTGGTAGGGGGATTTCTCCTCAGCCGAAACTGGAGTGTCAGTCAACTCTGCAGTGCAAACGCTTTGGTCGGGCTCTTTACAGCAGGAGTTCTTGTCCTCCTGCAAAGACACGTGGCCGTCGGTGTTGTAAAGACCAAAACTGCTGTTGTGACACCCGTCGAGTTGGGAACCGATCCCAATATTTAA
- a CDS encoding SCO family protein, translating to MNLNDQDGNVVNFKNDIIGNRVAVIIPFYTTCPSSYPILIFVLSRLQALLGERLNTDVVLVSVTVDPKTDTPLRLKAYARQQKARPGWFFLTGDRENLTKVLVGSHLLLSDNLDNHNHIPITVVGRNGDAWRQFHGFPTPEQLLEEVEKYLGLEKPA from the coding sequence GTGAACCTCAATGACCAGGATGGAAACGTTGTCAATTTCAAAAACGATATCATCGGAAACCGGGTTGCAGTCATTATTCCATTTTATACTACCTGCCCATCGTCCTACCCGATACTGATTTTTGTGCTCTCACGCCTCCAGGCGCTTTTGGGTGAACGGTTGAACACAGACGTTGTCCTGGTCTCCGTAACGGTTGACCCCAAAACGGACACTCCTCTAAGGCTGAAAGCTTATGCTCGCCAGCAAAAAGCCCGACCGGGCTGGTTTTTTCTCACGGGAGATAGGGAAAATCTAACCAAAGTGCTGGTGGGGAGTCATCTACTGTTATCCGACAATCTCGATAATCACAACCATATTCCCATCACGGTGGTAGGTCGGAATGGGGATGCATGGCGACAATTCCACGGCTTTCCAACTCCGGAGCAGCTGCTGGAAGAAGTCGAAAAGTATCTCGGTTTGGAAAAACCGGCCTAG
- a CDS encoding electron transfer flavoprotein subunit beta/FixA family protein — translation MSKSSATAGKDKTMNVVVVLKQVPDTESAIRIAGDGKSIATEGIKWIVNPYDEFAVEAALRLKAKHGGKVTILSYGPQRVVESIRTALAMGADDAVLIGEDDIESSGRLQLAKAMAAAIRSLNPDLVIMGFRAVDNDMAQRGPMIAEYLGWPHLAFAVSIESDGNQVTIKRPIEGGSVTLESTLPALVTLGGSHAVWNPRFASLPGIMKAKKKPLAVKKLSDFGLDPAQFAPGAGKTRVISLEMPQERQPGRIVDGGLDTEGKARELTRLLHEEAKAI, via the coding sequence ATGTCGAAAAGCTCAGCAACGGCAGGAAAGGACAAAACAATGAATGTGGTGGTGGTATTGAAACAAGTTCCGGACACGGAATCCGCAATTCGCATTGCCGGCGACGGCAAGTCCATTGCAACGGAAGGAATCAAATGGATCGTCAATCCCTATGATGAATTTGCAGTGGAGGCCGCCCTTCGATTGAAAGCTAAACACGGCGGGAAAGTCACCATCCTGAGCTACGGGCCCCAGCGCGTCGTGGAATCCATCCGGACGGCCCTCGCCATGGGAGCTGACGATGCGGTGCTGATCGGCGAGGACGACATCGAAAGCAGCGGTCGCCTGCAGTTGGCGAAAGCCATGGCCGCCGCCATCCGGTCATTGAATCCCGATCTGGTCATCATGGGTTTTCGTGCGGTCGACAATGATATGGCTCAAAGGGGACCGATGATCGCCGAATACCTCGGGTGGCCGCACCTCGCTTTTGCCGTCTCGATCGAATCGGATGGTAATCAGGTCACGATCAAGCGTCCCATCGAAGGGGGCAGCGTAACCCTGGAATCCACTCTGCCGGCGCTGGTGACGCTCGGAGGATCGCATGCGGTCTGGAACCCGCGATTTGCCTCGCTGCCTGGAATCATGAAGGCCAAGAAAAAACCCCTGGCAGTGAAGAAGCTTTCCGATTTCGGTTTGGACCCTGCGCAATTTGCACCGGGTGCGGGAAAGACTCGCGTCATTTCCCTTGAAATGCCCCAGGAAAGACAGCCGGGACGTATCGTCGACGGGGGACTGGATACGGAAGGCAAAGCACGGGAGCTTACACGGTTGCTGCATGAAGAAGCCAAAGCCATCTAA
- a CDS encoding CaiB/BaiF CoA transferase family protein, with amino-acid sequence MERWKEIERVPAPALIPAYGGLSGMRVLLTGSVVSAPFSATILAEHGAEVIHVERPGWGDPFRGQAPVITNGNGSGKPFELAGPEVPAHEKVSTGWIQDARNKLSFTLEVNLKKPEAKEIFLSLIKNCDVWLENMVWTEKLGITDEMLFEVNPKLVIAHISGFGRPQFGGVPEECDRPSYDAIGQAEGGWMHLNGYPDMPPSLGGAFINDYVTAMFCVSGILVAYINAQVTGQGQVVDVAQTECMSRCLNDTFVNYFTLGMVKNRGGNKIPIFQPANLFKTKDGYLFIGAYGPAVYGRTLKAMDIDVEKYPHEKAGGSKEAVDSELGRELHALIEEWMAARTSEEAAAQFRKFKVPCGIPRTAAELVNSEHYQKRGNWIQYEDQTLGKTITTYGFVPKMSRTKQRVWRGAPRIGQDTEAILKTLVGYSDSEIQGLKGKGIID; translated from the coding sequence ATGGAAAGATGGAAAGAAATCGAACGAGTTCCTGCCCCGGCTTTGATTCCTGCCTACGGCGGATTGTCGGGAATGCGAGTGCTGCTGACCGGAAGCGTGGTGTCGGCACCGTTTTCTGCAACCATCCTGGCCGAGCATGGAGCGGAGGTCATTCATGTGGAGCGTCCGGGGTGGGGAGATCCCTTCCGGGGCCAGGCCCCGGTGATCACAAACGGCAATGGTTCAGGGAAGCCGTTCGAGCTGGCAGGTCCCGAGGTCCCGGCTCACGAAAAGGTCAGCACGGGGTGGATCCAGGATGCCAGGAACAAGTTGAGTTTCACGCTGGAGGTGAACCTGAAAAAACCCGAAGCCAAGGAGATCTTTCTCTCCCTCATCAAGAACTGTGACGTATGGCTGGAAAACATGGTGTGGACGGAGAAGCTGGGGATTACCGATGAAATGTTGTTCGAGGTCAATCCGAAGCTGGTCATCGCCCATATCAGCGGTTTCGGAAGGCCGCAGTTCGGCGGCGTGCCTGAAGAGTGCGACCGGCCTTCCTACGACGCCATCGGCCAGGCCGAGGGCGGCTGGATGCACCTCAACGGCTATCCCGACATGCCTCCTTCCCTTGGGGGGGCTTTCATCAACGATTATGTGACCGCCATGTTTTGCGTGAGTGGAATTCTGGTGGCCTACATCAATGCTCAAGTGACGGGACAGGGGCAAGTCGTCGATGTGGCCCAGACCGAATGCATGAGTAGATGCCTCAACGATACCTTCGTCAACTATTTCACTCTGGGCATGGTGAAAAACAGGGGAGGCAACAAGATCCCTATCTTTCAGCCGGCAAACCTCTTCAAAACCAAGGACGGTTACCTCTTTATCGGCGCCTATGGTCCCGCCGTGTACGGGCGCACCCTCAAGGCCATGGATATCGATGTTGAAAAGTACCCCCATGAAAAAGCCGGTGGTTCCAAGGAGGCTGTAGACTCGGAACTCGGCAGGGAGCTTCATGCCCTCATCGAAGAGTGGATGGCCGCCCGCACTTCCGAGGAGGCCGCGGCACAATTCCGAAAGTTCAAAGTACCGTGCGGTATCCCCCGGACCGCTGCTGAGCTGGTGAACAGCGAACACTATCAGAAGAGAGGAAACTGGATCCAGTACGAAGACCAAACCCTCGGCAAAACCATCACGACCTATGGGTTTGTTCCGAAAATGAGCAGAACCAAGCAGCGGGTATGGCGGGGCGCGCCAAGGATCGGACAGGATACCGAGGCGATTCTCAAGACGCTCGTGGGCTACAGTGACAGTGAAATCCAAGGTTTGAAAGGCAAAGGCATCATCGACTAG
- a CDS encoding electron transfer flavoprotein subunit alpha/FixB family protein: MGKSVCVIAEFRGGDLRRVSYEVASEGKRIADALGSDLCAVALGSGIAEKAAELGRYGVKKVYIVDDPALENYLAESYVPIIADIIRQCDPAAVLLSASVDGKDLAARLSARLDVGLVQDCTEILVEDGKIRVKKPIFAGKCFAWNEWIEGAMPLISCRPNVMQCLTLSEDQRAEVERVDIPVPETRSRFKSMDLDTSGRVGLSGAEIIVSGGRGMKEAQNFAMLEDLAKLLGAAVGASRAAVDAGWRPHADQVGQTGKVVNPNVYIAVGISGAIQHLAGMGTSKYIVAINKDPDAPIFSKADYGITEDLFKFVPAFTEEVRKLKSTCS; encoded by the coding sequence ATGGGAAAAAGCGTGTGCGTGATCGCTGAGTTTCGTGGAGGAGACCTGCGACGGGTTTCATATGAGGTGGCCAGCGAGGGAAAAAGGATTGCGGATGCCCTTGGGAGCGATCTCTGTGCCGTGGCTTTGGGTTCCGGCATTGCGGAGAAGGCCGCCGAACTGGGCCGCTACGGAGTGAAGAAAGTTTATATCGTTGATGATCCCGCTCTGGAAAACTATCTGGCCGAATCCTACGTCCCCATCATTGCGGACATCATCCGGCAATGCGACCCGGCAGCGGTCCTCCTGTCGGCATCGGTGGACGGCAAGGACCTGGCGGCGCGGCTTTCTGCGCGGCTCGATGTCGGCCTGGTACAGGATTGTACCGAGATCCTCGTCGAGGATGGAAAGATCCGGGTGAAGAAACCCATTTTTGCCGGCAAGTGTTTTGCCTGGAATGAATGGATCGAAGGGGCCATGCCGCTCATCTCCTGCCGCCCCAACGTGATGCAATGCCTCACGCTGAGCGAAGATCAGCGGGCCGAAGTGGAGCGGGTGGACATTCCTGTTCCGGAAACCCGCTCCCGTTTCAAGTCGATGGATCTGGATACTTCGGGAAGGGTGGGGCTCTCGGGAGCCGAGATCATCGTGTCGGGTGGACGCGGCATGAAAGAGGCGCAGAACTTTGCCATGCTGGAAGATCTGGCGAAATTGCTCGGTGCTGCCGTGGGAGCATCCCGGGCCGCCGTGGATGCGGGATGGCGCCCTCATGCGGACCAGGTGGGACAGACGGGGAAGGTCGTGAATCCCAACGTTTACATCGCCGTAGGCATTTCGGGAGCCATTCAGCATCTGGCCGGTATGGGAACATCCAAATACATTGTCGCCATAAACAAGGATCCCGATGCGCCCATATTCAGCAAGGCCGATTATGGAATCACGGAAGATCTTTTCAAGTTTGTCCCCGCTTTTACGGAGGAGGTCCGTAAGCTCAAGAGCACCTGCTCATAG
- a CDS encoding class I adenylate-forming enzyme family protein: MQGICTLRTLLARNLEYHPDKAAFIEGERRWTFRDFTDRTRRMGNALLGLGAEKGERVAILSRNSMENAESYFSIPNAGLVLVMLNFRLAPPELEGVLNDAQASVLMVHEEFLDRIEEIGSRLTFVKHYILIGKKAGLPEGWHHYETLIEESSPHEPAVEIAEDDLAALMYTSGTTGVPKGCMVLHRNFYHAGKSLAFEMKMEREDAAIIPTPLFHAAGLVILMNGVYSGISTVIMPRWDVEEFMRLVEHYKVTTGVLATPMLLFFVEHPHIDRYDLSSLKKILFAGAPVTPVVFKKAIERFGNIFIHGFGTTETVGSICILGTDEIASAMAEGRMGILGSCGKSYTDMQVEVVDENDNPVPPGVIGEIRVRGSGMTQGYWKNKEDTKKAFKNGWFYTEDLCRRDEQGFVYIVGRKKDMIITGAENVFPAEVESVLYKHPAVSQAAVVGMPNEKWGEVVTAFVVKKENSVVTMDDITCFCKKEIAGYKVPKRVYFVDSLPMSPTGKLLKYKLKEQLPL; encoded by the coding sequence ATGCAAGGCATATGTACTCTCAGGACCCTGCTGGCGCGAAACCTGGAATACCATCCTGATAAGGCTGCGTTCATTGAAGGCGAGAGGCGGTGGACCTTCAGGGATTTTACGGACCGCACCCGCAGGATGGGGAACGCGCTGTTGGGATTGGGCGCCGAAAAGGGGGAGCGGGTAGCCATTTTGAGCCGGAACAGTATGGAGAATGCCGAGTCGTACTTCAGTATACCCAATGCCGGCCTGGTCCTGGTGATGCTCAACTTCAGGCTCGCTCCCCCTGAACTGGAGGGGGTTCTAAACGATGCCCAGGCTTCGGTGCTCATGGTGCACGAGGAATTCCTGGACAGGATAGAGGAAATAGGCTCCCGTCTCACCTTCGTAAAGCACTATATACTGATTGGGAAAAAGGCCGGTCTCCCTGAAGGGTGGCATCATTATGAGACACTGATCGAAGAATCCTCTCCCCACGAACCGGCCGTTGAGATCGCCGAGGACGATCTGGCCGCTCTGATGTACACGAGCGGCACTACCGGCGTTCCCAAAGGCTGTATGGTCCTTCACCGCAATTTCTATCATGCAGGAAAAAGCCTGGCCTTCGAGATGAAGATGGAGCGCGAGGACGCGGCAATCATCCCCACCCCCTTGTTTCACGCCGCAGGCCTGGTGATCCTTATGAACGGGGTCTACAGCGGAATCAGCACGGTCATCATGCCTCGCTGGGATGTGGAGGAATTCATGCGGCTTGTAGAACACTACAAGGTAACCACGGGAGTGCTCGCAACCCCGATGCTGCTCTTTTTCGTGGAACATCCGCACATAGACCGGTATGACCTGAGCAGCCTGAAAAAAATCCTCTTTGCCGGCGCTCCCGTAACCCCTGTTGTTTTCAAGAAAGCCATAGAAAGGTTCGGCAACATATTCATCCACGGTTTCGGCACGACGGAGACGGTGGGCTCCATATGTATTCTGGGGACGGATGAGATTGCCTCAGCCATGGCGGAGGGCAGGATGGGAATCCTCGGTTCCTGCGGCAAATCCTATACCGATATGCAGGTCGAGGTAGTGGATGAAAATGACAATCCTGTGCCCCCCGGCGTCATAGGTGAGATTCGAGTACGGGGATCGGGGATGACACAGGGCTACTGGAAGAACAAAGAGGATACCAAAAAGGCTTTCAAAAACGGGTGGTTCTATACGGAGGACCTGTGCAGGAGGGACGAGCAGGGATTCGTGTATATCGTGGGCAGAAAAAAGGACATGATCATCACGGGTGCAGAGAATGTCTTCCCGGCCGAGGTGGAGAGCGTCCTGTACAAACATCCGGCCGTCAGTCAGGCGGCAGTCGTCGGCATGCCGAATGAAAAATGGGGGGAGGTTGTCACCGCCTTTGTAGTGAAGAAGGAAAATTCGGTGGTCACCATGGACGATATCACGTGTTTTTGCAAAAAGGAGATTGCGGGATACAAAGTGCCTAAAAGGGTTTACTTTGTGGATAGCCTGCCCATGAGTCCAACCGGCAAGTTGTTGAAATACAAACTTAAAGAGCAATTGCCTCTCTAA
- a CDS encoding molybdopterin-containing oxidoreductase family protein encodes MAEEIRWVKTHCARMDHGGCALMVGVKDGKILQIKGDPQGYLNKGYTCYKGRVSADRLTHPDRLRYPLKRAGKRGEGKWQRISWEEALDETAKNLLRIKEKYGARAVGFGVGMPKGLEHFVLIRLANIFGSPNVIASQDVCHAPREITGIHTCGFYPVADLHNPTKCILAWGSNVLSTNEEGQIGSLTLEQLKNGARLIVVDPRKTDLAERADLWLQLRPGTTQALALGFLNVIIEESLYDKKFVGKHTYGFEDLARHVKQYTPEAVSEITWVPSELIRKAARMYATAKPAALQWGNAIEHNINAFDGIRSLVCLMAICGNLEVPGGNINAHDPKIMGLAEFVRADLIPDKRKEMISAYHGTIPRLMTVAPAYFRKAVLEEVPYPVRGYYGMCTNPLVAWAESAVTHAAFMSLDFIAVAEIFMTPTASLADIVLPVAHQYEMNDIGHYGIGHGLIFARPKVVEPPEECWPDMKIMNELGKRISPPEYWHDDFETFLEDVLRPSGLTYSEFAAKGYLKGPDRFRLHEEKGFRTPTGKVELRLSTAEKFKLKPLPEFTTLPEDEDPEFPLILISVKSRYYLHSSYRWVEKLRQKRPHPTVEIHPETAAAHGIGDGDNVTIETKYGSIVQVAKITDIVHPRVINAAIGWWFPEADAARQFEWQKSNFNILTSIRKLGKEFGTPNLKDLPCRIRKL; translated from the coding sequence ATGGCGGAAGAAATTCGCTGGGTTAAAACGCACTGCGCACGGATGGATCATGGCGGTTGTGCTCTGATGGTGGGTGTCAAGGATGGCAAGATCCTTCAGATCAAAGGAGATCCCCAGGGCTATTTGAACAAGGGATATACCTGCTACAAAGGGAGGGTCTCGGCGGATCGGCTCACTCATCCGGATCGTCTCCGGTATCCCCTGAAGCGCGCAGGGAAGCGCGGCGAGGGGAAATGGCAGCGCATCTCCTGGGAAGAAGCACTTGATGAAACGGCGAAAAATCTTCTCAGGATCAAGGAAAAATACGGTGCGCGGGCGGTCGGATTCGGCGTCGGCATGCCCAAGGGGCTGGAACACTTCGTTTTGATTCGGCTTGCCAATATCTTCGGTTCACCCAATGTAATCGCCTCACAGGATGTGTGCCATGCACCCCGGGAGATCACGGGTATCCACACTTGTGGATTCTACCCCGTTGCCGACCTCCACAACCCGACAAAGTGCATCCTCGCCTGGGGCAGCAACGTTCTTTCCACCAACGAAGAAGGACAGATAGGCAGTCTCACCCTGGAACAGCTCAAAAACGGCGCCAGGCTGATCGTTGTCGATCCCCGCAAGACAGATCTTGCCGAAAGAGCCGACCTGTGGCTGCAGCTCAGGCCCGGAACTACACAGGCGCTTGCCCTAGGCTTCTTAAACGTCATCATCGAGGAATCGCTGTATGATAAGAAGTTTGTCGGAAAACATACCTACGGTTTTGAAGACCTTGCCCGGCACGTGAAACAGTACACCCCGGAGGCTGTTTCTGAAATAACCTGGGTACCATCCGAACTGATACGCAAAGCCGCTCGAATGTATGCCACGGCAAAACCGGCCGCCCTCCAGTGGGGCAACGCCATCGAGCACAACATCAATGCCTTCGATGGCATTCGCTCGTTGGTTTGCCTCATGGCAATCTGCGGAAATCTCGAGGTGCCCGGCGGCAACATCAACGCCCACGACCCGAAAATCATGGGGCTGGCCGAATTTGTGCGAGCCGATCTCATCCCGGATAAACGTAAAGAGATGATCAGTGCCTATCACGGCACCATTCCAAGATTGATGACGGTGGCGCCGGCTTATTTCCGGAAGGCGGTGCTTGAAGAGGTCCCCTACCCTGTCAGAGGATACTACGGCATGTGTACCAATCCTCTGGTGGCCTGGGCGGAGAGCGCTGTCACCCATGCAGCGTTTATGAGCCTCGATTTTATCGCCGTAGCGGAAATATTCATGACACCTACCGCCTCCCTGGCCGATATTGTCCTTCCGGTTGCACACCAGTACGAAATGAACGACATTGGCCATTACGGCATCGGACACGGCCTGATATTTGCCCGGCCAAAGGTTGTCGAGCCACCGGAGGAGTGTTGGCCCGACATGAAGATCATGAACGAACTGGGTAAGCGGATATCACCCCCTGAATACTGGCATGATGATTTTGAAACGTTTCTCGAAGATGTGCTCAGGCCTTCGGGCTTGACCTACAGCGAATTCGCCGCGAAAGGCTATTTGAAGGGGCCTGACCGCTTCAGGCTCCATGAGGAGAAAGGCTTTCGCACGCCTACCGGAAAGGTGGAACTGAGATTGAGCACCGCTGAGAAGTTCAAACTCAAGCCGCTCCCCGAATTCACCACTCTTCCCGAAGACGAGGATCCCGAATTCCCGCTGATTTTGATCAGCGTAAAGAGCCGGTACTATCTCCATTCTTCCTACCGATGGGTAGAAAAACTTCGGCAAAAACGGCCGCACCCGACCGTTGAAATCCATCCCGAAACGGCAGCCGCCCATGGGATCGGCGATGGTGACAACGTAACCATTGAAACAAAGTACGGATCAATAGTCCAGGTGGCAAAAATCACAGACATCGTTCACCCGCGCGTGATCAATGCAGCCATTGGATGGTGGTTCCCCGAAGCGGATGCTGCCAGGCAATTCGAATGGCAAAAGTCGAATTTCAATATCCTTACCTCCATCAGAAAGCTGGGCAAAGAATTTGGAACCCCGAACTTAAAGGATCTTCCCTGTAGGATACGCAAACTATAG